In Limibacter armeniacum, a single window of DNA contains:
- a CDS encoding TonB-dependent receptor, whose amino-acid sequence MRAVLFSMLLMLPVLSFGQYSISGKVTQASNQEALFGATVSIEELNKGIITDASGAYKISGLPEGNYTLSVSFLGFVPFSQPITLKQDVILDIPLKEDFKELGTAIIYAKKDYPVTVTELTAEEIAPQNLGQDLPVLLNFQPSIVTTSDAGAGIGYTGMRIRGSDPTRINVTINGIPLNDAESQGVFWVNMPDFASSVDNIAIQRGVGTSVNGAGAFGASVNLTTEAPADKPYAQVGTTVGSFGTWKVNTEFSTGKLNDHFSLYGRLSKTESDGYIDNAWVDLKSFYLSGKYESKAGNFTANVFSGKEVTFQAWNGVSEQKIAEGDRTFNELAGYDNEVDNYQQDHLQFLYDKQIGSQWFLNAALHYTKGRGYFEQYKADQSLTEYGLETLVIGDTTISNTDLIRRRWLDNDFYGGIFSINYQSPEMLKGAPVLDVTVGGGWNRYEGQHFGEVIWAQYMSNGNIRHRYYDNNATKKDFNIYAKANYQVVENLFVFGDLQLRKVQYNFLGPTQTTNPETGQPVFTELPQQTDLSFFNPKTGITYKLGKSTIYSSFGIGHKEPNRDDFTGAVEQNWPEAEELRNLEVGYSFAGSKLAFAANYYLMDYDNQLISTGKINDVGAYIRENVKDSYRMGIELQGKWNITDQVSWDANMTLSQNKIKEFTEFLDNYDSGEQQAITYKDTDIAFSPNLIAGSQLAYRPTNGLKVALLTKYVGEQYLDNTQTDSRKIEAYLTNDIRLNYTFSAGVFKEIGISALFNNIFDELYESNGYTYGYIWGGETVRQNYYYPQAGRNFLIAVRFKI is encoded by the coding sequence ATGAGAGCTGTTTTATTTTCCATGTTGCTGATGTTACCCGTATTGTCTTTCGGACAATATTCCATTTCGGGCAAAGTAACACAAGCCTCTAATCAAGAAGCACTATTCGGTGCGACTGTCTCAATAGAAGAACTTAATAAAGGTATCATTACAGATGCTTCTGGTGCTTATAAGATAAGTGGACTACCGGAAGGTAACTACACACTATCTGTTTCTTTCCTTGGCTTTGTGCCTTTCTCTCAACCAATTACCCTGAAGCAGGATGTAATATTGGACATCCCCCTCAAGGAAGACTTCAAAGAGTTGGGAACAGCCATCATTTATGCCAAAAAGGACTACCCTGTTACTGTAACAGAACTGACAGCGGAAGAGATTGCACCTCAAAACCTCGGGCAGGACCTTCCTGTATTACTGAACTTCCAACCTTCTATCGTCACTACTTCTGATGCAGGAGCTGGCATCGGTTATACAGGCATGCGTATCAGAGGTTCGGACCCAACCCGTATCAACGTCACCATCAACGGTATTCCTCTCAACGATGCAGAATCTCAAGGAGTATTCTGGGTCAATATGCCTGATTTTGCTTCTTCTGTAGACAATATTGCGATCCAGCGTGGTGTCGGTACTTCAGTAAATGGTGCTGGTGCATTTGGCGCATCAGTAAACCTTACGACTGAAGCCCCTGCTGACAAACCATATGCGCAGGTTGGTACTACTGTTGGCTCATTTGGCACATGGAAGGTCAACACAGAGTTTTCAACAGGAAAACTGAATGACCACTTCAGCTTGTATGGCAGACTTTCCAAAACAGAATCGGATGGCTATATCGATAATGCATGGGTTGACTTAAAGTCATTCTACCTTTCAGGGAAATACGAAAGCAAAGCCGGTAACTTTACCGCAAATGTGTTCTCAGGAAAAGAGGTTACATTCCAGGCCTGGAACGGTGTATCGGAGCAAAAGATAGCAGAAGGTGACCGCACTTTCAATGAGTTGGCGGGTTATGACAACGAGGTCGACAACTACCAACAAGACCACCTACAGTTTCTATACGACAAGCAAATAGGTTCACAATGGTTCCTGAATGCAGCCTTGCACTACACCAAAGGTCGTGGCTACTTTGAGCAGTATAAAGCTGACCAGTCGCTGACGGAGTATGGATTGGAAACGCTGGTAATTGGAGACACAACCATTTCGAATACTGACCTGATCCGCAGAAGATGGCTGGACAACGACTTTTATGGTGGTATTTTCTCTATCAACTACCAAAGTCCTGAAATGCTGAAAGGTGCTCCTGTATTGGATGTAACCGTTGGTGGTGGTTGGAACCGCTATGAAGGTCAGCACTTTGGAGAAGTGATTTGGGCTCAGTACATGAGCAATGGCAATATCCGTCACCGTTACTATGACAATAATGCCACAAAAAAGGATTTCAATATCTATGCAAAAGCGAACTATCAAGTAGTTGAAAACCTGTTTGTATTTGGTGACCTGCAATTAAGAAAAGTGCAATACAATTTCCTTGGCCCTACACAAACTACCAATCCCGAAACTGGACAACCTGTATTTACAGAGTTGCCTCAACAAACAGATTTAAGTTTCTTCAACCCAAAAACTGGCATTACCTACAAGCTAGGTAAAAGCACTATCTATTCTTCATTCGGGATTGGACACAAGGAACCTAACAGGGATGACTTCACAGGCGCTGTAGAACAGAACTGGCCTGAAGCGGAAGAGTTAAGAAACCTTGAAGTAGGCTACAGTTTTGCGGGTTCAAAACTGGCATTTGCTGCCAACTATTACCTGATGGATTATGACAACCAATTAATTTCAACAGGTAAAATCAATGATGTAGGAGCTTATATCCGTGAAAATGTCAAGGACAGTTACCGTATGGGCATTGAGTTGCAAGGTAAATGGAATATCACGGATCAGGTATCTTGGGATGCCAACATGACGTTAAGCCAAAACAAGATCAAGGAATTCACAGAGTTTCTGGACAATTATGATAGCGGAGAGCAGCAGGCGATCACTTATAAAGATACTGACATTGCCTTCTCGCCAAACCTGATAGCTGGTAGCCAACTTGCTTACAGACCTACCAACGGCTTGAAAGTAGCCTTGCTAACCAAGTATGTAGGTGAGCAATACCTTGACAACACCCAAACCGATAGTCGCAAGATAGAGGCGTACCTTACCAATGACATTCGCCTAAACTACACTTTCTCGGCAGGCGTTTTCAAGGAAATTGGTATCAGTGCACTGTTCAACAACATCTTTGATGAGTTGTATGAATCCAACGGCTATACCTATGGCTACATATGGGGAGGTGAAACAGTCAGACAGAACTACTACTACCCACAGGCAGGTAGAAACTTCCTGATTGCGGTACGATTCAAGATTTAA